A single genomic interval of Orcinus orca chromosome 19, mOrcOrc1.1, whole genome shotgun sequence harbors:
- the GAST gene encoding gastrin, producing MQRLCAYVLILVLALATFSEASWKPRSHLQDAPLGPGASRGQEPHGLDQLGPASHHRRQLGLQDPSHLVADLSKKQGPWVEEEEEAYGWMDFGRRSAEEGDLGP from the exons ATGCAGCGACTGTGTGCGTATGTGCTGATCTTGGTGCTGGCTCTGGCCACCTTCTCTGAAGCTTCTTGGAAGCCCCGCTCCCACCTGCAGGATGCACCCTTGGGTCCCGGGGCCAGTAGGGGCCAGGAGCCACATGGGCTGGACCAGTTGGGCCCAGCCTCTCACCACCGAAGGCAGCTGGGGCTCCAGGATCCCTCACACTTGGTAGCAG ACCTGTCCAAGAAGCAAGGACCATGggtggaagaagaagaagaagcataTGGCTGGATGGACTTCGGCCGCCGCAGTGCCGAGGAAGGGGACCTAGGTCCCTAG